A genomic window from Sorex araneus isolate mSorAra2 chromosome 2, mSorAra2.pri, whole genome shotgun sequence includes:
- the C2H21orf140 gene encoding uncharacterized protein C21orf140 homolog: MVSFVKPLLRNIINRSAFDGLKRKQCLQYVKALRTLQHEGFKTVYFGETDIPESLVTGEDFHDGYFMQTPTWCIVHGGGSHGWVPWKYRMFLRDELSINKKDNLFSEFCDMTRRAYGKCAIVVKRGTQQEEMKLMDDKEFKVQGQVTINLTGIVCCPDVARSHGHQLLSLPSPYYYLNPLDSAWSSLKWFVINNRREFCLHSTDTIYSYQYILFSDLISRGIERVNPSKWKILTNKVRRWENYYLGKFS, encoded by the coding sequence ATGGTTTCCTTTGTCAAACCTCTCCTAAGGAACATCATTAACAGAAGTGCGTTTGATGGCCTCAAGAGGAAGCAATGCCTTCAGTATGTGAAAGCCCTGAGAACACTCCAGCACGAGGGATTCAAGACGGTGTACTTTGGAGAGACGGATATCCCAGAGAGCCTCGTCACCGGGGAAGATTTTCACGATGGCTACTTCATGCAGACTCCAACGTGGTGCATTGTGCATGGTGGGGGCAGCCATGGGTGGGTGCCTTGGAAGTACCGGATGTTCTTAAGAGATGAGTTATCCATCAACAAAAAGGACAACCTCTTCTCTGAGTTCTGTGATATGACGAGGAGGGCCTATGGGAAGTGTGCCATTGTGGTCAAAAGGGGAACGCAGCAGGAAGAGATGAAACTAATGGACGACAAGGAGTTCAAGGTCCAGGGCCAAGTCACCATTAACCTAACAGGCATCGTGTGCTGCCCGGATGTGGCCAGGTCCCACGGCCATCAGCTGCTCTCTCTGCCATCCCCTTACTATTACTTGAACCCCTTAGACTCCGCCTGGTCTTCTCTGAAATGGTTTGTCATCAATAACAGAAGGGAGTTTTGTCTGCACTCCACTGACACAATCTACTCCTATCAATACATACTTTTCAGCGACTTAATTAGCAGAGGGATTGAAAGGGTCAACCCGAGCAAATGGAAAATACTGACAAACAAGGTACGGAGATGGGAAAACTACTATCTTGGGAAATTTTCCTAA